GCTCTGCGAGCTCTCGCCACGGTCCGTATACGGCGTCGACGGCGTCGAGCAGCTCCGGCTCGGCGGCCTCGAACCGCACCGGGACGCCGAGGATCGCCAGCTCGAGCAGCTTCATCTCGGCGAGCGGGGCTCGGCGAGAGGCCATTCGAGGCGCGTGTGCACCTCCGCGGGCGTGAGGTCGAGCGAATTCGGTCGGAGCGCGCCGTGCGGCATCTTCAGGTCAACTGTTGGAGAGGAATCGTGGCGGTGGCGGGAATGGATCTCTTAGCTTGGTCTGACAGGCAAGGGGGGCGCTCCGTGAGAGTGGTTCAATTCAGTGGGTACATGGACCCGGCGGGGCGGGCTCCCGAAGAGCTTCTCGACGCCTGGACGACGCTCGTCGACGTTGCGTCCGCCGCGGCCGCTTGGGCCGTGGACGTGACCGTGGTCCAGGCCGCCGCGCACGACGCTGAGATCGAACGCAGCGGCGTCCGCTTCGTGTTCGTTCGAGAGGTGCGCGTCCCAAGAATCGCGGCGTGGCTCGGACATGGCGTCGCACGGTATTCTCTCCGTGCCCTCGATGTGGTCGCGGACCTGGCGCCGGAGCTGGTCCACGTTCAGGGACTGTCGTTCCCGTTCCATGTCCACGCGTTGGCCAGGCGGCTTCGCACCGTCCCGCTCCTGGCACAGGACCACGCGGACCGCGTGCGCTCCGGGTGGCGCCGGTCACTGCAACGTTGGGGACTCAGGCCGTTGTCCGGCGTTGCGTTCACTGCTGCCGAGCAGGCGCGACCGTTTCTCGAGGCCGGGGTCCTACGGCCGGAGGTGCCCATCTTCGAGGTGATCGAGGGCTCGACACGCTTCGAGCCGCTGCCCCGTTCCGATGCCCGCCGTGCGACTGAGCTCTCCGGTGATCCGGCTGTGCTCTGGGTCGGGCACCTCACAGCCGCCAAGGACCCGATAACGGCCCTGGAAGCGGTTGCGAAGGCGGTCCCCCGGCTCCCAGCGCTGCGCTTCTGGATGATCTACCAACGCGACGATCTGCTCGAGGAAGTCAGGGCCTGGCTCGGCCGCACACCCGAGGTGGCGAGCCGAGTCGTCCTTGTAGGCCCTACTGAGCACCAGCGCATCCCCCAGTTCATGTCGGCCGCCGATATTCTGCTGAGTGCGAG
This genomic interval from Gemmatimonadota bacterium contains the following:
- a CDS encoding glycosyltransferase family 4 protein gives rise to the protein MRVVQFSGYMDPAGRAPEELLDAWTTLVDVASAAAAWAVDVTVVQAAAHDAEIERSGVRFVFVREVRVPRIAAWLGHGVARYSLRALDVVADLAPELVHVQGLSFPFHVHALARRLRTVPLLAQDHADRVRSGWRRSLQRWGLRPLSGVAFTAAEQARPFLEAGVLRPEVPIFEVIEGSTRFEPLPRSDARRATELSGDPAVLWVGHLTAAKDPITALEAVAKAVPRLPALRFWMIYQRDDLLEEVRAWLGRTPEVASRVVLVGPTEHQRIPQFMSAADILLSASHREGSGYAVIEAQACGTAVVASDVPSHRRMLAGSKRAALAPVGDAGGLATGIVELAGASKDTDQRAAARAHFERHLPLDALGRELTDAYRTLRSSGAGLDR